Proteins encoded in a region of the Sphingomonas sp. OV641 genome:
- a CDS encoding flagellar hook-basal body complex protein FliE, translated as MSIGALDAATAYGRAIGIGKTGGLGGVSAGTGTAEAGGGFGDLVSQLVTDTATSLRAAETASAKQVAGKGDLIDVVTAIGAAETALDTVVAVRDRVVGAYSDIMRMQI; from the coding sequence ATGTCCATCGGTGCCCTCGACGCCGCCACGGCCTATGGCCGTGCGATAGGGATCGGAAAAACAGGCGGTCTGGGCGGCGTTTCCGCTGGTACCGGCACGGCCGAAGCCGGCGGCGGCTTCGGCGATCTTGTGTCGCAGCTCGTCACGGACACAGCCACGTCGCTGCGCGCTGCCGAGACGGCGAGCGCAAAGCAGGTCGCCGGCAAGGGTGACCTGATCGACGTCGTCACTGCCATTGGCGCGGCGGAAACTGCCCTCGACACGGTGGTCGCCGTGCGCGACCGCGTGGTGGGCGCTTATTCCGACATCATGCGCATGCAGATCTGA
- the flgC gene encoding flagellar basal body rod protein FlgC: protein MDLKTSVQVSATGLRAQSLRMRVIAENLANADSVASAPGGNPYRRRVVSFRSEVDRSSGGMGVSVKGIEGDKSTFQRAYQPGSPAADAQGYVLRPNVNGLVETADMKAAQRSYEANLNAIEAAKGLTMRTIDLLK from the coding sequence ATGGACCTCAAGACTTCGGTGCAGGTGTCTGCGACCGGCCTTCGCGCGCAATCGTTGCGCATGCGGGTGATCGCCGAGAATCTCGCCAATGCCGATTCCGTCGCATCGGCGCCGGGCGGCAATCCCTATCGTCGACGCGTCGTGAGCTTCCGATCGGAAGTGGATCGCTCGAGCGGCGGCATGGGTGTCAGCGTCAAGGGTATTGAGGGTGACAAGAGCACCTTCCAACGCGCCTATCAGCCCGGCAGTCCGGCGGCGGACGCGCAAGGCTATGTGTTGCGCCCCAACGTCAACGGTCTGGTCGAAACCGCCGACATGAAGGCCGCGCAGCGCAGCTACGAGGCCAATCTGAACGCAATCGAGGCCGCCAAGGGCCTGACGATGCGCACCATCGACCTTCTCAAATAA
- a CDS encoding FliM/FliN family flagellar motor switch protein, whose product MSVLEDISIEMSIVLGSAQVPIRQILKMSRGAMIPLDCGHDDPTLVYVNNKLVAKGRVLVNEEQMSLEITEIVKRGRG is encoded by the coding sequence ATGTCTGTTCTAGAGGATATCAGCATCGAAATGTCGATCGTGCTTGGCTCGGCCCAGGTTCCGATCCGGCAGATACTGAAGATGAGCCGCGGCGCCATGATCCCGCTGGATTGCGGGCATGACGATCCGACGCTTGTCTACGTGAACAACAAGCTGGTCGCGAAGGGACGTGTGCTCGTCAACGAAGAGCAGATGTCGCTGGAAATCACCGAGATCGTGAAGCGGGGTCGCGGCTGA
- a CDS encoding flagellar biosynthetic protein FliO, with the protein MELVSVLRMLGGLGVVLGLLGIALWVVRRYDLKLPGRMSGGVERRLELVERLPLDKRRSVALIRRDGREHLLLLAPEGPQLIEASFIRDSIDDVAAEARAVFQEARRAEARASAAAARQSFGQMVERASGGFIRSSDTI; encoded by the coding sequence ATGGAGCTTGTCTCTGTCCTGCGCATGCTGGGCGGGCTAGGCGTCGTTCTCGGCCTTCTTGGCATCGCTCTGTGGGTTGTACGCCGCTACGATCTCAAGCTTCCGGGACGCATGTCGGGCGGCGTGGAGCGGCGGCTTGAACTGGTCGAGCGTCTGCCGCTCGACAAGCGGCGTTCGGTTGCGCTCATTCGCCGCGACGGGCGCGAGCATCTGTTGCTGCTGGCACCCGAAGGGCCGCAGCTGATCGAGGCGAGCTTCATCCGCGATTCCATCGATGACGTGGCGGCTGAGGCGCGGGCGGTCTTTCAGGAGGCGCGGCGGGCCGAGGCCAGGGCCAGTGCCGCGGCGGCGCGGCAATCCTTCGGCCAGATGGTCGAGCGGGCCAGCGGCGGATTCATCCGCTCCAGCGACACCATCTAG
- the fliP gene encoding flagellar type III secretion system pore protein FliP (The bacterial flagellar biogenesis protein FliP forms a type III secretion system (T3SS)-type pore required for flagellar assembly.): MMRLVRAALVAAAFLLPSAAMAQSATVDLAGGSLSGRAIQLVLMLTVLSLAPGILMTITSFTRIVVALSLLRTGLGAQGVPPNPVIISLALFLSFFVMAPTFQKAWDEGVSPYTAGQITEQQAFDRTTAPIKTFMLSQVRDSDLGLFTELSGKPPVARAETPLPTLVPAFMISELKRAFEIGFLLLLPFLIIDLAVSAVLMAMGMMMLPPPTISLPMKIIFFVLVDGWALVAGSLVRSFGHG; the protein is encoded by the coding sequence ATGATGAGACTGGTCCGGGCGGCGCTCGTCGCCGCCGCTTTCCTGCTGCCATCCGCCGCCATGGCGCAGAGTGCCACCGTCGATCTCGCCGGCGGATCGCTGTCCGGGCGGGCGATCCAGCTTGTGCTGATGCTGACGGTGCTGAGCCTCGCACCCGGCATTCTGATGACCATCACGTCCTTCACGCGCATCGTGGTGGCCTTGTCGCTGCTGCGCACCGGGCTGGGCGCGCAAGGCGTGCCGCCCAACCCCGTGATCATCAGCCTCGCGCTGTTTCTTTCCTTCTTCGTCATGGCACCGACTTTCCAGAAGGCGTGGGACGAGGGGGTCAGCCCCTATACCGCGGGACAGATAACGGAGCAGCAGGCGTTCGACCGGACAACGGCGCCCATCAAGACATTCATGCTCAGCCAAGTGCGGGACAGCGATCTTGGCCTGTTCACCGAGCTTTCCGGCAAGCCGCCGGTGGCCCGGGCCGAAACGCCGCTCCCCACTTTGGTCCCGGCGTTCATGATCTCGGAGCTGAAGCGTGCCTTCGAGATCGGCTTTCTGCTGCTCCTGCCATTTCTGATCATCGACCTGGCGGTCTCCGCCGTGCTGATGGCGATGGGCATGATGATGCTTCCGCCGCCGACGATATCGTTGCCGATGAAGATCATCTTTTTCGTGCTGGTGGACGGCTGGGCGCTGGTGGCTGGCTCGCTGGTACGAAGTTTCGGCCACGGTTGA
- a CDS encoding bifunctional diguanylate cyclase/phosphodiesterase translates to MIAAKHPLKTARTAATSNRRLLWPIALATIISIAIVGFGLFWSAGRSDTISVERQVRTVQRAVQTSLADIQLQQETVAVWDDLVVKLRAPELDAAWIDANIGLWLHKLFGHDRVFLVNAQDRIVYAMVDGRRVQEDLRDQNAPGLAPLLASLRAKDRNLPRARPVMGDGQIDVPFASDLIIIEGRPAAVSAMLVLPLTGDVSDQPGTRPILLSVRYLDGSFREALARDYLLARPHFSTGSHVSPGEASLPLRNRSGRVVTWFFWSPELPGSAIAAVLVPLGSASVLVIAGVMFVLGRRLIANTNELRAAILRLQTSEAQAHHLAFHDPLTGLPNRAKFNDHFDHALVEARRGRSCALILMDLDRFKHVNDNFGHLAGDVLIKEFGCRLSRLLGERDMIARLGGDEFALLIDGASSVAGVDRLCEQIRQTVNQPFEVLNNQAHVGVSMGVILAPLGGTERTELLRKADIALYAAKGEGRDCHRHFSPAMDASVRFRAEIEEDLREALANGTGLSMNYQPLVNEHGRMVGVEALLRWEHPQRGAVSPAQLIPIAEETGLISPLGDWILEQACRASLAWPDLFVAVNLSPVQFRSPHFADRVIGIVESCGADPKKIELEVTEGVLIDDDENVRSALRRLRSAGLRIALDDFGTGYSSLSYLRRFDVDKIKIDRSFIQHLGHAVDSAAIITAVITLGHAMGLTVTAEGVETDEQLRFLRESGCNELQGYYFSAPVPAADVEALAARDKAIDRVA, encoded by the coding sequence ATGATCGCCGCCAAGCATCCGCTGAAGACCGCGCGCACGGCCGCCACATCCAACCGGCGCCTGCTTTGGCCGATCGCGCTCGCCACCATCATCTCGATCGCGATCGTCGGCTTTGGCCTGTTCTGGTCGGCCGGGCGGAGCGACACGATCTCCGTCGAGCGGCAGGTCCGGACGGTGCAGCGGGCCGTTCAAACGAGCCTCGCGGACATTCAGCTGCAGCAGGAAACAGTCGCCGTCTGGGACGATCTGGTCGTGAAGCTGCGCGCGCCGGAACTTGATGCGGCATGGATCGATGCGAACATCGGCCTGTGGCTGCACAAGCTGTTCGGGCATGATCGGGTCTTCCTGGTGAATGCGCAGGACAGGATCGTCTATGCGATGGTCGACGGCCGGCGAGTGCAGGAGGACCTGCGCGACCAGAACGCGCCGGGCCTCGCGCCGCTTCTTGCATCTCTCCGGGCCAAGGACCGCAATCTTCCGCGGGCACGACCGGTCATGGGAGATGGGCAGATTGACGTACCGTTCGCATCGGACCTGATCATCATCGAAGGGCGGCCCGCGGCGGTAAGCGCGATGCTGGTCCTTCCGCTGACCGGAGACGTTTCGGACCAGCCCGGCACGCGCCCGATCCTGCTCAGCGTGCGATATCTCGATGGCAGCTTTCGTGAAGCTCTGGCGCGGGACTATCTTCTTGCCAGGCCGCATTTCTCGACTGGTTCCCACGTTTCGCCTGGCGAGGCGTCATTGCCGCTGCGCAACCGATCGGGACGGGTGGTGACCTGGTTCTTCTGGTCTCCCGAACTGCCCGGCTCAGCCATCGCCGCCGTGCTCGTGCCGCTTGGCAGCGCTTCGGTGCTGGTGATCGCGGGGGTGATGTTCGTGCTTGGTCGTCGGCTGATCGCGAATACCAATGAGCTGCGCGCGGCGATCCTGCGACTGCAGACAAGCGAGGCGCAGGCGCACCACCTGGCATTTCACGACCCGCTGACCGGACTGCCCAACCGGGCGAAGTTCAACGATCATTTCGATCATGCGCTGGTGGAGGCACGGCGAGGGCGAAGCTGCGCGCTCATCCTCATGGATCTCGACCGCTTCAAGCACGTCAACGACAATTTCGGCCATCTGGCCGGAGACGTGCTGATCAAGGAGTTCGGGTGCCGCCTTTCGCGCCTGCTGGGCGAGCGCGACATGATTGCTCGGTTGGGTGGCGATGAGTTCGCGTTGCTGATCGATGGAGCCAGTAGCGTGGCAGGGGTCGACCGGCTGTGCGAGCAGATCCGGCAGACGGTGAACCAGCCATTCGAAGTGTTGAACAACCAGGCGCATGTCGGCGTCAGCATGGGCGTGATCCTAGCCCCGCTTGGCGGCACGGAACGCACCGAACTGCTGCGCAAGGCCGACATCGCCCTGTACGCCGCCAAGGGAGAGGGCAGGGATTGTCATCGGCATTTCAGCCCCGCGATGGACGCCAGCGTCCGCTTTCGCGCCGAGATCGAGGAGGATCTTCGCGAGGCACTGGCGAACGGCACCGGGCTCAGCATGAATTATCAGCCGCTGGTGAACGAGCATGGCCGGATGGTGGGCGTGGAGGCGCTGCTGCGCTGGGAGCATCCACAGCGTGGTGCCGTCTCTCCGGCGCAACTGATCCCGATCGCCGAGGAAACTGGGCTGATCAGTCCGCTGGGCGACTGGATCCTCGAGCAGGCGTGCCGCGCGTCGCTGGCCTGGCCGGACCTGTTCGTCGCGGTGAACCTTTCCCCGGTCCAGTTCCGCAGCCCGCATTTCGCCGATCGGGTGATTGGCATCGTCGAAAGCTGTGGCGCGGATCCCAAGAAGATCGAACTGGAAGTCACCGAAGGCGTGCTGATCGACGATGATGAAAACGTGCGCAGCGCGCTACGCCGTCTACGGTCTGCCGGCCTTCGCATCGCGCTTGATGACTTCGGAACCGGTTATTCGTCGCTCAGCTATCTCCGTCGCTTCGACGTCGACAAGATCAAGATCGACCGAAGCTTCATCCAGCACCTGGGCCATGCGGTGGACTCCGCCGCCATCATCACGGCGGTGATCACGCTTGGTCACGCCATGGGGCTTACCGTCACCGCGGAAGGTGTCGAGACGGACGAGCAGCTCAGGTTCCTGCGGGAGAGCGGCTGCAATGAGTTGCAGGGCTATTATTTCTCCGCACCCGTGCCGGCGGCTGATGTGGAGGCGCTGGCGGCGCGCGACAAAGCCATCGATCGCGTTGCTTGA